In the Myxococcus fulvus genome, one interval contains:
- a CDS encoding metallophosphoesterase family protein — protein sequence MGNKFRSIETKHHEERDAFFEGLKRLDRRAFLRVAGMSAGIVAGMGLRTPQSFQLVNVAEAQGTKPRFTFAYISDTHLYEQKLNDRFVRSILKAVDDVNGLDPQPDFVLFGGDLAQLGAPGELKLGAQILKSVKAPVKMMVGEHDWFLDMGDMWKDLFGAPNYSFDHKGVHFVVLNSILEKDFWTERKLTPKERMQIVAGLDNGIQSRFEVGEQQRAWMKQDLAKVDKKTPVIVFSHSPLYKYYRPWNFWTDDADEVQALLKPFDKVTVIHGHTHQLLSNRINNIQFHGMLSTAWPWPYAPEGLPQLTVQMNRPDPFSQFDGCGDGRMDVLESGLVDKLYNLWERNPITVRASYLGSGGKQDAPPRTKLPSY from the coding sequence ATGGGGAACAAGTTCCGCAGCATCGAGACGAAGCACCACGAGGAGCGCGACGCCTTCTTCGAGGGCCTCAAGCGCCTGGACCGTCGGGCCTTCCTGCGCGTGGCGGGCATGTCCGCCGGCATCGTCGCCGGCATGGGCCTGCGCACGCCGCAGAGCTTCCAACTGGTCAACGTGGCCGAGGCGCAAGGCACCAAGCCGCGCTTCACCTTCGCGTACATCTCCGACACGCACCTGTACGAGCAGAAGCTCAATGACCGCTTCGTGCGCTCCATCCTGAAGGCGGTGGATGACGTCAACGGGCTGGATCCGCAGCCGGACTTCGTCCTCTTCGGCGGGGACCTCGCCCAGTTGGGAGCGCCGGGCGAGCTGAAGCTGGGCGCGCAGATCCTCAAGAGCGTGAAGGCGCCCGTGAAGATGATGGTGGGCGAGCACGACTGGTTCCTCGACATGGGGGACATGTGGAAGGACCTGTTCGGCGCGCCGAACTACTCGTTCGACCACAAGGGCGTGCACTTCGTGGTGCTCAACTCCATCCTGGAGAAGGACTTCTGGACGGAGCGAAAGCTCACGCCCAAGGAGCGGATGCAGATTGTCGCGGGCCTGGACAACGGCATCCAGTCCCGCTTCGAGGTGGGCGAGCAGCAGCGCGCCTGGATGAAGCAGGACCTGGCGAAGGTGGACAAGAAGACGCCCGTCATCGTCTTCAGCCACTCGCCGCTCTACAAGTACTACCGCCCCTGGAACTTCTGGACGGACGACGCGGACGAGGTGCAGGCGCTGCTCAAGCCGTTCGACAAGGTCACCGTCATCCACGGGCACACGCACCAACTGCTGTCGAACCGAATCAACAACATCCAGTTCCACGGGATGCTGTCCACCGCGTGGCCGTGGCCATACGCGCCCGAGGGCCTGCCGCAGCTCACGGTGCAGATGAACCGGCCGGACCCGTTCAGCCAGTTCGACGGGTGCGGAGACGGACGCATGGACGTGCTGGAGTCGGGTCTGGTGGACAAGCTGTACAACCTCTGGGAGCGCAACCCCATCACCGTCCGGGCCAGCTACCTGGGCTCGGGTGGGAAGCAGGACGCGCCGCCCCGAACGAAGCTCCCGAGCTACTGA
- a CDS encoding DUF7594 domain-containing protein translates to MAVLALLPHCGGLTSPEAVTPLEQQDDSATGGGSFVAVADAHVASARPDKNFGAAAQLYVDDAPVEYRSFLRFEVSGLKGTVKRAVLRLFVTNGSGNGPVVRLVDSDWKEDSVTFDRQPAAVGPALSDAKEVRAGRWVELDVTAAVTGNGTRDFGLFSTDIDGADFASREDVDPAMRPRLVVETREPTATPRTPAPDWSWHRGGAGDERVTAMASAEDGLDFLVAGAFKDSGDFGGEIFQGERGLVVARYGADGSHQWSRAYAVGERVEATGLAVATSGEVWVVGAYQGEPDLGTGALTYIEETSVASGIFLLKLSAEGTPLWSRGFRAELSDTRSGLARARAVTLDSRGSVIITGHFTGELGLGRGRLYADPGNRTRDDSVPALFLAKFHASGAHEWSLAFPGGDEGSNAEALATDGAGFIYIGGHTDSWLLNATAGETPFLGKLSANGTPQWFRAFNGAKGSIRALTPMARGDVAFVGDVSGQFSFDGKEVEASEDVLLGTLHETAADGWARIMGGAGAARGHSLGRSSKGELVVAGWTRDSKLDLGGGALGSTALSRGEVLHFVARYDSAGKHLDSRELGSTAPDSVALQVTYGGQARLCVPFTEALAPGDTSYTSRGAGDLLFLQLTP, encoded by the coding sequence ATGGCGGTCCTGGCGTTGCTGCCGCACTGTGGCGGCCTCACGTCACCCGAGGCGGTGACGCCCCTCGAACAGCAGGACGACTCCGCGACCGGGGGCGGCAGCTTCGTCGCCGTCGCGGATGCGCATGTCGCCTCCGCCAGGCCCGACAAGAACTTCGGCGCCGCGGCGCAACTCTACGTGGATGACGCCCCCGTCGAGTATCGCTCCTTCCTGCGCTTCGAGGTGTCGGGGCTGAAGGGCACGGTGAAGCGCGCGGTGCTGCGGCTGTTCGTGACGAACGGCTCGGGCAATGGGCCTGTCGTCCGATTGGTGGACTCCGATTGGAAGGAGGACAGCGTCACGTTCGACCGGCAGCCCGCGGCCGTGGGCCCCGCGTTGTCCGACGCGAAGGAGGTGCGCGCCGGCCGCTGGGTGGAGCTGGATGTGACGGCGGCGGTGACGGGGAACGGCACACGGGACTTCGGGCTCTTCTCCACGGACATCGACGGCGCGGACTTCGCCTCGCGTGAGGACGTGGACCCGGCGATGCGGCCGCGTCTCGTGGTGGAGACACGGGAGCCGACGGCGACACCTCGGACACCGGCGCCGGATTGGAGCTGGCATCGTGGTGGAGCAGGCGACGAGCGCGTCACGGCGATGGCGAGCGCGGAGGATGGGCTCGACTTCCTCGTCGCGGGCGCCTTCAAGGACAGCGGTGACTTCGGCGGCGAAATCTTCCAAGGCGAGCGAGGACTCGTCGTGGCGCGATATGGCGCGGATGGCTCGCACCAGTGGTCTCGGGCCTACGCGGTGGGCGAGCGCGTGGAGGCGACGGGGCTCGCCGTGGCGACCTCGGGTGAGGTCTGGGTGGTGGGCGCGTATCAAGGCGAGCCGGACCTGGGCACGGGCGCGCTGACATACATCGAGGAGACGTCGGTGGCGTCCGGCATCTTCCTGCTCAAGCTGTCCGCGGAAGGAACACCGCTGTGGTCCCGAGGCTTCCGCGCGGAGCTCTCGGATACGCGCTCGGGGCTCGCGAGGGCGCGGGCGGTGACGCTCGACTCGCGGGGGAGTGTCATCATCACGGGCCACTTCACGGGCGAGCTGGGCCTGGGGCGTGGGCGGCTCTACGCGGACCCGGGCAACCGGACGCGGGATGACTCCGTGCCCGCGCTCTTCCTCGCGAAGTTCCATGCGAGTGGGGCCCACGAGTGGTCGCTCGCGTTTCCAGGTGGGGACGAGGGCTCGAACGCGGAGGCCCTCGCCACGGATGGAGCGGGCTTCATCTACATCGGCGGGCACACGGACTCGTGGCTGCTGAACGCGACGGCCGGAGAGACGCCGTTCCTCGGCAAGCTCTCCGCGAACGGCACGCCGCAGTGGTTCCGCGCGTTCAACGGGGCCAAGGGCAGCATCCGCGCACTCACGCCCATGGCGCGTGGGGACGTGGCCTTCGTCGGTGACGTCAGCGGCCAGTTCTCCTTCGACGGGAAGGAGGTCGAGGCGAGCGAGGACGTGCTGCTCGGCACGTTGCACGAGACAGCAGCGGATGGCTGGGCGCGCATCATGGGCGGCGCTGGAGCGGCGCGAGGCCATTCACTGGGCCGCAGCTCGAAGGGCGAGCTGGTCGTCGCCGGCTGGACGCGGGACTCGAAGCTGGACCTCGGAGGCGGCGCGCTCGGGAGCACGGCGCTCTCACGGGGTGAAGTCCTCCACTTCGTCGCGCGATACGACAGCGCGGGGAAGCACCTGGACTCCCGTGAGCTGGGGAGCACCGCGCCGGACAGCGTGGCCCTTCAAGTCACGTATGGAGGCCAGGCCCGGCTCTGCGTTCCCTTCACGGAAGCCCTGGCGCCCGGAGACACGTCGTACACCTCGCGAGGCGCGGGAGACCTGCTGTTCCTCCAGCTCACGCCCTGA
- a CDS encoding ABC transporter permease produces MRLSRAAAVVLRQYYLLKGSPSRVFPLFAWVAIDIVLWGFITRYLGTITHEPGMDLVPALLGAVLLWDFLTRVMQGVTMAFFEDVWSRNFLNVFATPMSISEYVLGLVLSSIATSSVGLIVMLVVAGTVFGLSMLVYGAMLVPFLLVLFLFGIALGIIGTAVVLRLGPSAEWFIWPIPALLSPFVGVFYPLSTLPSWMQGLSRMLPPSYVFEGMRAIVAGGSVSWSTVALGGGLAILYILLAAFFFTRVFRHAVRTGLIARYSAESVS; encoded by the coding sequence ATGCGACTGTCCCGCGCCGCCGCCGTCGTCCTGCGCCAGTACTACCTGCTCAAGGGCAGCCCCTCGCGCGTCTTCCCCCTCTTCGCGTGGGTGGCCATCGACATCGTCCTGTGGGGCTTCATCACCCGCTACCTGGGCACCATCACCCACGAGCCCGGCATGGACCTGGTGCCCGCGCTGCTGGGCGCCGTCCTCCTCTGGGACTTCCTCACCCGCGTCATGCAGGGCGTGACGATGGCCTTCTTCGAGGACGTCTGGTCGCGCAACTTCCTCAACGTCTTCGCCACGCCCATGTCCATCAGCGAGTACGTGCTGGGGCTGGTGCTCTCCAGCATCGCGACCAGCTCGGTGGGCCTCATCGTCATGCTCGTCGTCGCGGGCACGGTGTTCGGCCTGTCGATGCTCGTCTATGGCGCCATGCTGGTGCCGTTCCTGCTCGTGCTGTTCCTCTTTGGCATCGCGCTGGGCATCATCGGCACGGCGGTGGTGCTGCGACTGGGGCCGTCCGCGGAGTGGTTCATCTGGCCCATCCCCGCGCTCCTGTCCCCGTTCGTCGGTGTCTTCTACCCGCTGTCCACGCTGCCCTCGTGGATGCAGGGCCTCAGCCGCATGCTGCCGCCCTCGTATGTGTTCGAGGGCATGCGAGCCATCGTCGCCGGTGGCTCGGTGTCCTGGTCCACGGTGGCGCTGGGAGGCGGCCTCGCCATCCTCTACATCCTGCTGGCCGCCTTCTTCTTCACCCGCGTCTTCCGCCACGCCGTGCGCACGGGCCTCATCGCCCGCTACAGCGCGGAGAGCGTCAGCTAG
- a CDS encoding c-type cytochrome — protein sequence MNFRMKLWVGTGALLSFAGGVALATSPAERPKASSLKAEPLPRHQVPVSKDGNLVVGMCDGQTSLEVKGVKEGESLTREQAQRVSDELMAAWHQKNPDATWDPPPVRRVVAQAPKQPQKQPQPNPPMGTNQPSTGGVVREGGVTAESGGREVRKEAGANIQDGHSYGAFTPRDEAVWAASTQQFVEEGHRVFHDAAAVGGTIAVSCDMCHPDASNTHPETYPKYQVQLGRVALLRDMINWCIENPVRGKPLADGDPRMRAMEAYIYAQRKGVKLEYGKK from the coding sequence ATGAACTTCCGGATGAAGCTGTGGGTGGGAACCGGAGCGCTGCTGTCCTTCGCGGGAGGCGTGGCGCTGGCCACCAGTCCCGCCGAGCGCCCCAAGGCGTCCTCGCTGAAGGCAGAGCCGCTGCCGCGTCACCAGGTGCCCGTGTCGAAGGACGGCAACCTGGTGGTGGGCATGTGCGACGGCCAGACGTCCCTGGAGGTGAAGGGCGTCAAGGAGGGCGAGTCGCTCACGCGCGAGCAGGCCCAGCGCGTGTCCGACGAGCTGATGGCCGCGTGGCACCAGAAGAATCCCGACGCCACGTGGGACCCGCCGCCCGTGCGCCGCGTGGTGGCGCAGGCCCCGAAGCAGCCGCAGAAGCAGCCACAGCCCAATCCGCCCATGGGCACCAACCAGCCCTCCACGGGCGGCGTGGTGCGCGAGGGCGGCGTCACGGCGGAGAGCGGCGGCCGCGAGGTGCGCAAGGAGGCCGGCGCGAACATCCAGGACGGCCACTCCTACGGCGCCTTCACGCCTCGCGATGAGGCGGTGTGGGCGGCGTCCACGCAGCAGTTCGTGGAGGAAGGCCACCGCGTGTTCCACGACGCCGCGGCCGTGGGCGGCACCATCGCGGTATCCTGTGACATGTGTCACCCGGATGCATCGAACACCCACCCGGAGACGTATCCGAAGTACCAGGTGCAGCTGGGCCGCGTGGCGCTGCTCAGGGACATGATCAACTGGTGCATCGAGAACCCGGTGCGCGGCAAGCCGCTCGCGGATGGAGACCCTCGGATGCGCGCGATGGAGGCGTACATCTACGCGCAGCGCAAGGGCGTGAAGCTGGAGTACGGAAAGAAGTAG
- a CDS encoding prolyl oligopeptidase family serine peptidase, with amino-acid sequence MGRLFVAPLLTGLLTASAAMAEEDPFLWLEEVQGQRALEWVRAQNAKTEVVLEKDPRFEPFQAEALRIFTATDRIPGPSFRAGGVDTFWQDATNPRGQWRHTTTEGYASPTIPWQTVLDVDALSKTEGANWIWKGKECLPPADQRCIVRLSNGGKDAVEAREFDAGTKQFVENGFKLTEGKQSVDWLDTDTLLVGRDWGGDTLTESGYPFVLKRWKRGTPVEQATEVFRGERTDVSASPIILRDEEGVLQAVFVNRGVTFYESELYLLGDAAPVRLPFPRKVSFQAFLQGQVVFTIEEDWGGFKQGALLAYPLAALKADPAKAKPTLILQPGPRQGIERVAATRNLLLVNVYEDVKGALDVYTPGKKRWTRKRLAMPKNASVEIVDTSSAHDQVFAGAEGFLEPGSLWLGDAAAGKVKRIKSLPARFDASKHRVEQFWVKSKDGTKVPYFLVRPVKPKAAGVTPTVVYGYGGFQVSKPPVYLPEMGKLWLERGGAYVVANIRGGGEFGPSWHQAALREKRQRAFDDFAAVLEDLVRREVTSPKHIGIYGRSNGGVLTSVVMTQRPELLNAAVIESPLIDMMRYPKLPAGASWVGEYGDPAVPEDAAFISKYSAYQNLKPGVRYPKPYITTNTKDDRVHPGHARKFAAKLESMGLPYLYYENTDGGHSNDSDPMLNARRWALHHVYLSQQLMDAAAP; translated from the coding sequence ATGGGCAGGTTGTTTGTCGCGCCGCTGCTGACCGGGCTGTTGACCGCTTCGGCGGCGATGGCGGAGGAGGACCCCTTCCTGTGGCTGGAGGAGGTGCAGGGACAGCGCGCGCTGGAGTGGGTGCGCGCGCAGAACGCGAAGACGGAGGTGGTGCTGGAGAAGGACCCGCGCTTCGAGCCCTTCCAGGCCGAGGCGCTGCGCATCTTCACCGCCACGGACCGCATCCCCGGTCCCTCGTTCCGTGCGGGCGGCGTGGACACCTTCTGGCAGGACGCGACGAACCCTCGCGGCCAGTGGCGACACACCACCACGGAGGGCTACGCGAGCCCCACCATCCCCTGGCAGACGGTGCTGGACGTGGACGCGCTCTCGAAGACCGAGGGCGCCAACTGGATATGGAAGGGCAAGGAGTGTCTACCCCCCGCGGACCAGCGCTGCATCGTGCGCCTGTCCAACGGCGGCAAGGACGCGGTGGAGGCGCGCGAGTTCGACGCGGGCACGAAGCAGTTCGTCGAGAACGGCTTCAAGCTCACCGAGGGCAAGCAGTCCGTGGACTGGCTGGACACGGACACGCTGCTCGTGGGCCGTGACTGGGGCGGTGACACGCTCACCGAGTCCGGTTACCCGTTCGTGCTCAAGCGCTGGAAGCGCGGCACGCCGGTGGAGCAGGCGACGGAGGTGTTCCGTGGCGAGCGCACCGATGTCTCCGCGTCGCCCATCATCCTGCGCGACGAGGAGGGCGTGCTCCAGGCGGTGTTCGTCAACCGCGGGGTGACGTTCTACGAGTCGGAGCTGTACCTCCTGGGAGACGCGGCGCCCGTGCGGCTGCCGTTCCCGAGGAAGGTGTCCTTCCAGGCCTTCCTCCAGGGGCAGGTGGTCTTCACCATCGAGGAGGACTGGGGCGGCTTCAAGCAGGGCGCGCTGCTGGCCTATCCACTGGCGGCGCTGAAGGCGGACCCGGCGAAGGCGAAGCCCACGCTCATCCTCCAGCCCGGCCCTCGCCAGGGCATCGAGCGCGTGGCCGCCACGCGCAACCTGCTGCTCGTCAACGTGTACGAGGACGTGAAGGGCGCGCTGGACGTCTACACGCCGGGCAAGAAGCGCTGGACGCGCAAGCGGCTGGCGATGCCGAAGAACGCGTCGGTGGAGATTGTCGACACGTCCTCCGCGCATGACCAGGTGTTCGCGGGCGCGGAGGGCTTCCTGGAGCCTGGGTCGCTGTGGCTCGGCGACGCGGCGGCGGGGAAGGTGAAGCGCATCAAGTCACTGCCCGCGCGCTTCGATGCCTCCAAGCACCGCGTGGAGCAGTTCTGGGTGAAGTCGAAGGACGGGACGAAGGTGCCGTACTTCCTGGTGCGCCCGGTGAAGCCGAAGGCGGCTGGTGTCACGCCGACGGTGGTGTACGGCTACGGCGGCTTCCAGGTGTCCAAGCCGCCCGTCTACCTGCCGGAGATGGGCAAGCTGTGGCTGGAGCGGGGCGGCGCGTACGTCGTCGCCAACATCCGCGGCGGCGGTGAGTTCGGTCCGAGCTGGCACCAGGCGGCCCTGCGCGAGAAGCGCCAGCGCGCGTTCGATGACTTCGCCGCGGTGCTGGAGGACCTGGTGCGCCGCGAGGTGACGTCGCCGAAGCACATCGGCATCTACGGGCGCTCGAACGGTGGCGTGCTCACCAGCGTGGTGATGACGCAGCGGCCGGAGTTGCTCAACGCGGCGGTCATCGAGAGCCCGCTCATCGACATGATGCGCTACCCGAAGCTGCCCGCGGGCGCGTCCTGGGTGGGCGAGTACGGCGACCCGGCGGTGCCCGAGGACGCGGCGTTCATCTCGAAGTACTCGGCCTACCAGAACCTCAAGCCGGGCGTGCGCTACCCCAAGCCGTACATCACCACGAACACGAAGGACGACCGCGTCCACCCGGGACATGCGCGCAAGTTCGCCGCGAAGCTGGAGTCCATGGGGCTGCCGTATCTGTATTACGAGAACACGGACGGCGGGCACAGCAACGACTCCGACCCGATGCTGAACGCGCGTCGGTGGGCGCTGCACCACGTGTACCTGTCGCAGCAGTTGATGGACGCCGCGGCGCCCTAG
- a CDS encoding 2OG-Fe dioxygenase family protein, with protein MSFSPPISAPSETVNALRDRGYAVLDRAGLSALVGIPAAELDSWRPTWDALPTDGYLRDGGRYRTRRHSCFVVEGDTVTQVPHRAHWQPVEYNALHGGLERWFEPMTSAVVEHPEWPRLLSRLAACGSALKGAQPWYVEAHQFRIDTTDGIGRPTPEGAHRDGVDFVVVLLVGRDGIKGGETRVFEAAGPNGIRFTLTEPWSALLLDDERVIHESTPIQPLEAAGHRDTLVLTFRAKGFQGP; from the coding sequence ATGAGCTTCTCGCCCCCCATCAGCGCTCCCTCCGAAACCGTCAACGCCCTGAGAGACAGGGGCTACGCCGTGCTGGACCGCGCGGGCCTGTCCGCGCTGGTGGGCATCCCCGCCGCCGAGCTGGATTCGTGGCGGCCCACGTGGGACGCGCTGCCGACGGACGGCTACCTGCGCGACGGTGGCCGGTATCGCACGCGCAGGCACTCGTGCTTCGTCGTGGAGGGCGACACCGTCACCCAGGTGCCCCACCGCGCGCACTGGCAGCCCGTCGAGTACAACGCGCTGCACGGCGGCCTGGAGCGCTGGTTCGAGCCGATGACGTCCGCCGTCGTCGAGCACCCCGAGTGGCCCCGGCTGCTCAGCCGCCTGGCGGCCTGCGGCTCGGCGCTCAAGGGCGCGCAGCCCTGGTACGTGGAGGCGCACCAGTTCCGCATCGACACCACGGACGGCATCGGCCGGCCGACGCCCGAGGGCGCGCACCGCGACGGCGTGGACTTCGTCGTGGTGCTGCTCGTCGGACGCGATGGCATCAAGGGCGGCGAGACGCGCGTGTTCGAGGCCGCCGGCCCCAATGGCATCCGCTTCACGCTGACGGAGCCCTGGTCGGCGCTGCTGCTCGACGACGAGCGCGTCATCCACGAGAGCACGCCCATCCAGCCCCTGGAGGCCGCGGGACACCGCGACACCCTGGTGCTCACCTTCCGCGCGAAGGGCTTCCAGGGCCCTTGA
- a CDS encoding cytochrome-c peroxidase, with protein MRTPWGVALSLAVLLWVHESHAAPEAQRSAPPPSPLPPGVSAVLWKLSVPESAAPTPEKVALGEKLYNEKRLSLDDSVSCATCHDPAKGFTDHLPVSAGVKGQFGMRNSPTVLNALFNASQFWDGRAATLEDQAKLPILNPVEMAMPSPEAVVAKLKGIPEYVTAFQQVFKRDITYDDLAAAIAAFERTQFSGSARFDRFIHGETKALNESERRGWALFNGKARCNSCHAGNAVSPLFSDQKFHNIGVSAHKQDFPQLAREGLKIVRLGDEKQIDELALQTRFSELGRFLVTKQENDVGAFKTPTLRNVGITGPYMHDGTLATLWDVMDHYNKGGVANPFLDGGMQRLGLTEPEIDDLVAFLFTLTDERFTKLNGQELAKQRSRKNKRPERDTAVAMGKKGNLGDLAPNPDLAVKNPADIGAYGTETLPKPASTKQP; from the coding sequence ATGCGAACGCCGTGGGGCGTTGCCCTGTCGCTCGCCGTGTTGCTGTGGGTCCACGAGAGCCACGCCGCGCCCGAAGCCCAGCGCTCGGCTCCGCCACCCTCGCCGTTGCCGCCCGGGGTGTCGGCCGTGCTGTGGAAGCTGTCGGTGCCGGAGAGCGCGGCGCCCACGCCCGAGAAGGTGGCGTTGGGAGAGAAGCTCTACAACGAGAAGCGTCTGTCATTGGATGACAGCGTGTCGTGCGCCACGTGCCACGACCCGGCCAAGGGCTTCACGGACCACCTGCCGGTGTCGGCGGGCGTGAAGGGCCAGTTCGGCATGCGCAACAGCCCGACGGTGCTCAACGCGCTCTTCAACGCCTCGCAGTTCTGGGACGGGCGCGCGGCGACGCTCGAGGACCAGGCCAAGCTGCCCATCCTCAACCCGGTGGAGATGGCCATGCCGTCCCCCGAGGCCGTGGTGGCCAAGCTCAAGGGCATCCCCGAGTACGTCACCGCCTTCCAGCAGGTCTTCAAGCGCGACATCACCTACGACGACCTGGCCGCCGCCATCGCCGCCTTCGAGCGCACGCAGTTCTCCGGCAGCGCCCGCTTCGACCGCTTCATCCACGGCGAGACGAAGGCGCTCAACGAGTCGGAGCGCCGGGGCTGGGCGCTGTTCAACGGCAAGGCGCGCTGCAACTCGTGCCACGCGGGCAACGCCGTGTCACCGCTGTTCAGCGACCAGAAGTTCCACAACATCGGCGTCTCCGCCCACAAGCAGGACTTCCCACAGCTCGCCCGCGAGGGCTTGAAGATCGTCCGCCTGGGAGACGAGAAGCAGATCGACGAGCTCGCGCTCCAGACGCGCTTCTCCGAGCTGGGCCGCTTCCTGGTGACCAAGCAGGAGAACGACGTGGGGGCCTTCAAGACGCCCACCCTGCGCAACGTGGGCATCACCGGCCCGTACATGCACGACGGCACGCTCGCGACGCTGTGGGACGTCATGGACCACTACAACAAGGGCGGCGTGGCCAACCCGTTCCTGGACGGGGGGATGCAGCGACTGGGGCTGACGGAGCCCGAAATCGACGACCTGGTGGCCTTCCTCTTCACGCTCACCGACGAGCGCTTCACCAAGCTCAACGGACAGGAGCTGGCGAAGCAGCGCTCGCGCAAGAACAAACGCCCGGAGCGCGACACCGCGGTGGCGATGGGGAAGAAGGGGAACCTGGGAGACCTGGCGCCCAATCCGGACCTGGCGGTGAAGAACCCGGCGGACATCGGCGCGTATGGCACCGAGACCTTGCCCAAACCCGCTTCGACGAAGCAGCCCTGA
- a CDS encoding DUF2156 domain-containing protein: protein MDVEQEHAAAERERALELLRRFGWNATSFQVLMPGFRYWFDPAGDAFVAYVDTGGAWVAAGAPIAAEASLARAAAGFREAARREGRRVCFFATEPRFTEAVPMESLSIGEQPVWDPSGWDTVVRGSKSLREQLRRARSHGVVVRELPSEALEDPEHPSRQALERLKKRWLASRRMAPMGFLVQLRPDSFARERRAFVAEAKGELMGFLLISPVYARDGWFLQDLVRDPESPNGTAEALVDAAMRTAAAEDRRYVTLGLAPLSGPVRPWLRLARACGRPLFDFEGLRTFKAKFRPDSWVPLHLSYPEPRGGVLAVYDALRAFARGSLVRFGVATLLRRPRLLVHGLAVLLVPWTALLALPTTTRWFPSLRVQWSWVLFDVALAAGLFSLVRRWRDGLATALVCLTAADACLTFVQAAVYNAPRARGPVDWLVITAAVLAPATASGLLVRARDFRLPAR, encoded by the coding sequence GTGGACGTCGAGCAAGAGCACGCAGCGGCGGAGCGGGAGCGCGCGCTGGAGCTGCTGCGCCGGTTCGGCTGGAACGCCACGTCCTTCCAGGTGCTGATGCCGGGCTTCCGCTACTGGTTCGACCCGGCCGGCGACGCCTTCGTCGCGTACGTGGACACGGGCGGCGCGTGGGTGGCCGCCGGAGCTCCCATCGCCGCGGAGGCATCACTGGCGCGCGCTGCGGCGGGCTTCCGTGAGGCCGCGCGGCGCGAGGGCCGGCGCGTGTGCTTCTTCGCCACCGAACCGCGCTTCACCGAGGCCGTCCCCATGGAGTCGCTCTCCATCGGCGAGCAGCCGGTGTGGGACCCCTCCGGCTGGGACACCGTGGTGCGCGGCAGCAAGAGCCTGCGTGAGCAACTGCGCCGCGCGCGCTCGCACGGCGTGGTGGTGCGCGAGCTGCCCTCGGAGGCACTCGAGGACCCGGAGCACCCCTCGCGGCAGGCGCTGGAGCGGCTCAAGAAGCGGTGGCTCGCGTCGCGGCGCATGGCTCCCATGGGCTTCCTGGTGCAGCTTCGCCCGGACTCCTTCGCGCGAGAGCGGCGCGCCTTCGTCGCCGAGGCGAAGGGCGAGCTCATGGGCTTCCTGCTCATCTCCCCCGTCTACGCGCGCGACGGCTGGTTCCTCCAGGACCTGGTGAGAGATCCGGAGTCCCCCAATGGCACCGCGGAGGCCCTGGTCGACGCGGCCATGCGCACGGCCGCCGCCGAGGACCGCCGCTACGTGACGCTGGGCCTCGCGCCCCTCTCCGGCCCGGTGCGCCCGTGGCTGCGCCTGGCGCGCGCCTGTGGCCGACCCCTGTTCGACTTCGAGGGCCTGCGCACCTTCAAGGCGAAGTTCCGCCCCGACTCCTGGGTGCCGCTCCACCTCTCGTATCCGGAGCCGCGCGGCGGCGTGCTCGCCGTCTACGACGCGCTGCGAGCCTTCGCGCGCGGTAGCCTCGTACGCTTCGGCGTGGCCACGCTGCTCAGGCGACCCCGCTTGCTGGTGCACGGGCTCGCGGTGCTGCTCGTGCCCTGGACGGCGCTGCTCGCGCTGCCCACCACCACGCGCTGGTTCCCGTCCCTGCGCGTGCAGTGGAGCTGGGTGCTCTTCGACGTGGCGCTGGCCGCGGGGCTCTTCTCGCTGGTGCGCCGCTGGCGCGACGGGCTGGCCACCGCGCTGGTGTGCCTCACCGCCGCGGACGCGTGCCTCACCTTCGTCCAGGCCGCCGTCTACAACGCGCCCCGCGCGCGCGGCCCCGTCGACTGGCTCGTCATCACCGCGGCCGTGCTCGCGCCCGCCACCGCCTCCGGCCTGCTCGTTCGCGCTCGCGACTTCCGCCTGCCCGCGCGCTGA